The Gemmata palustris genome includes a region encoding these proteins:
- a CDS encoding 5-oxoprolinase subunit PxpA encodes MEIDLNADLGEGAGFDAELMPLITSANVCCGAHAGGPNEIASTLALAKQFGVTIGAHPGYADREHFGRRELDLTSGEIAHGCLYQLGALMGLAKACDAEVRYVKPHGALYNQACRDENVAVGVIDAAKVFELPVIGLPQSWLEAEATDRVPFFAEGFADRRYRPDGSLVPRTEPNAFVHDPDEAVKQIEWLVREKGVRTICVHGDNPDAVAFTKAVRAALLKRGFTLKAFA; translated from the coding sequence ATGGAAATCGACCTGAACGCGGATCTCGGCGAGGGCGCCGGCTTTGACGCCGAGCTGATGCCGCTCATCACGTCCGCGAACGTGTGCTGCGGTGCGCACGCCGGCGGACCGAACGAGATCGCGTCCACACTGGCGCTCGCGAAACAGTTCGGAGTCACGATCGGCGCGCACCCCGGGTACGCGGACCGCGAACACTTCGGCCGGCGCGAACTCGATCTAACTTCGGGCGAGATCGCGCACGGGTGCCTGTACCAGCTCGGCGCACTGATGGGGTTGGCAAAAGCGTGTGACGCAGAGGTGCGCTACGTCAAGCCGCACGGTGCCCTCTACAATCAAGCGTGCCGCGACGAGAACGTGGCCGTTGGTGTGATCGATGCCGCCAAAGTGTTCGAGCTTCCGGTCATTGGGCTCCCTCAATCCTGGCTCGAAGCCGAGGCCACAGACCGCGTTCCGTTCTTCGCGGAAGGCTTCGCGGACCGCCGTTACCGCCCGGACGGATCGCTCGTACCGCGAACAGAGCCGAACGCATTCGTTCACGATCCCGATGAAGCCGTGAAGCAAATCGAGTGGCTGGTGCGCGAAAAGGGCGTGCGGACGATCTGCGTTCACGGCGACAACCCGGACGCGGTCGCGTTCACGAAAGCGGTTCGCGCGGCCCTTCTGAAGCGCGGGTTCACGCTCAAAGCGTTCGCGTGA
- a CDS encoding 5-oxoprolinase subunit C family protein — protein MSLIVREAGLQSLLVDFGRERSRALGVPVGGAADRAALALGNALIGNAPHAVALEVAFAGPVVEALHSIACVIFGAPFQSTLNGNPLVPGTTFTLEPGDVLRVGGTLTGARAYLCVAGGFEAPEVLGSRSALEPIRVDDVLRCAVSRTESRSLPFCEAIPTPPSPLPEGKGEQVSDISGRTASVNERVVFSPFPSGRGDGGVGLPIRVLDGPQRGWFTDDTFFAQDYAVSAASNRMGLRLKGAPLARVPGELVSEAVAPGAVQVTNDGLPIVLGVDGQTIGGYPKIAHVIRADLDLLAQLRPNDRIRFVRVSSDEAEGAARTRAAFLQEWLTRLLIAERQPVIG, from the coding sequence ATGAGCCTGATCGTTCGCGAAGCCGGGTTGCAATCGCTGCTCGTCGATTTCGGCCGTGAACGCAGCCGGGCACTCGGCGTACCCGTGGGCGGTGCGGCGGACCGCGCGGCACTCGCCTTGGGCAACGCACTTATAGGCAACGCCCCTCACGCGGTCGCGCTCGAAGTCGCGTTTGCGGGGCCAGTAGTTGAGGCACTTCACTCGATTGCGTGCGTGATCTTCGGCGCGCCGTTTCAGAGCACCTTGAACGGAAACCCGCTGGTGCCCGGCACGACGTTCACGCTCGAACCGGGCGACGTGCTCCGCGTGGGCGGAACGCTCACCGGCGCGCGAGCGTACTTGTGTGTCGCCGGGGGCTTCGAGGCGCCAGAAGTTCTCGGCAGCCGATCAGCGCTCGAACCGATTCGAGTGGACGACGTGCTTCGATGCGCGGTGAGCCGCACGGAGTCGCGCAGTTTGCCGTTCTGTGAAGCGATACCTACCCCCCCGTCCCCCCTCCCTGAAGGGAAGGGGGAGCAGGTGTCGGACATCTCTGGGCGAACCGCGAGTGTTAACGAGCGGGTAGTTTTCTCCCCCTTCCCTTCAGGGAGGGGGGACGGGGGGGTAGGTCTGCCAATCCGCGTCCTTGATGGCCCGCAACGCGGCTGGTTCACCGACGATACCTTCTTCGCACAAGACTACGCAGTATCGGCGGCGAGCAACCGCATGGGCCTTCGCCTGAAAGGAGCGCCCCTCGCGCGCGTGCCGGGCGAACTCGTTTCGGAGGCGGTCGCCCCGGGAGCCGTGCAAGTCACCAACGACGGGTTGCCCATCGTTCTCGGCGTGGACGGTCAGACCATTGGCGGGTACCCGAAGATCGCACACGTAATTCGCGCCGATCTCGACCTACTCGCCCAACTCCGCCCAAACGACCGCATTCGGTTCGTGCGTGTGTCATCCGACGAAGCAGAAGGCGCGGCCCGGACGCGCGCTGCGTTCCTGCAAGAGTGGCTCACGCGGCTGCTCATCGCCGAGCGACAACCCGTGATCGGTTGA
- a CDS encoding carboxypeptidase-like regulatory domain-containing protein, translating to MRVLRSTVLAISVTAGALFAPGAVRAHDMNATVKVGPESVRVEVYFEDDLPAEFAKVSVTNSAGAEVATGTTDDRGVWTFPALAPGEYVLAAKCIGHTATVPFSVAGEPEAAPVSYTGARLNKTVGLTVGAGGLLGVSAVFWLLRRRYRE from the coding sequence ATGCGCGTTTTGCGTTCTACCGTTCTAGCGATCTCGGTAACTGCCGGCGCACTGTTCGCACCGGGAGCGGTCCGCGCACACGACATGAACGCGACGGTCAAAGTCGGTCCGGAATCGGTTCGCGTGGAGGTCTACTTTGAAGACGATTTGCCCGCTGAATTCGCGAAAGTGAGCGTGACCAATTCGGCGGGCGCCGAGGTCGCGACGGGCACGACCGACGACCGCGGCGTGTGGACGTTCCCGGCGCTTGCGCCCGGTGAATACGTACTCGCGGCGAAGTGCATCGGTCACACCGCGACGGTGCCCTTCTCGGTCGCCGGGGAGCCCGAGGCGGCGCCCGTCTCTTACACCGGCGCGCGACTGAACAAAACTGTTGGTCTGACGGTCGGTGCGGGCGGATTACTCGGTGTTTCCGCGGTGTTTTGGCTGTTGCGCCGGCGGTACCGCGAGTAA
- a CDS encoding serine/threonine-protein kinase, with amino-acid sequence MAPENQISTDTPNELSVGHTADVPLADGATSEAESLLNHLKHAANLAPRPVASAPNIPDYEILEELGRGGMGVVYKARHLPLNRIVALKMVLTSEHLSVSEVARFRAEAESVAAVKHPNVVRVYELSPFESERPYFTMEFVEGGSLAKFLKAHGRLDPRSTADLIANVADGLQAAHDADIVHRDIKPANILLSAARGARNAERETGSSSVPSSSLLTPHSSLFPQVSDFGLAKRLASDVTRTQGPAGTPAYMAPEQAGGKAKFVGPAADVYALGAVLYECLTGKPPFDGPDQWAIAQQVLDAAPVSPRAVLPTVPRDLELICLKCLEKEPHHRYPSAAALADDLRRFLAGLPVSVRPIGLIKRTARWAHRRPTAAALVTLTAGLLFAVPPLVVWEQGRLDQRAADTAAAEEAARLAKVAEDREKDAHAATAKAARAALKLADARELFAIQNKLRSRAVDRPLSWTFESHTDLQKAAALAVGEPTAMSDLRSAAAVAILGADLQERPPIVKGFSASAAATDPKTGMIAIGEYLVWTPLSVGVRLIDPSTGAVVRELAFPAGLVRDPMGYIKRAPDYVSSLVFSRDGKRLYAGTRSSQVVRFDLDKPGNEPAKTWKASITSLEQIALSPDGKTLYGLCRPEKPVLAWATETGKLLGKLEPADAPITSFAVLSTGDVVTCDAHQIRRWAPNRRPTQTVTSTGAWRLAATSTGSLLVGDGRDLVVYDRDALAPLERFVTPELRRGIHEEYVRTIAEHPSGAFVATSSGDTDRTVRVWELASGRPVGTVSVTGTGPIALAWSGDGKTLFATAHDQLERWTFRATDAQRFACFSGSAVAAAAFVSSDRIAALTEPNGPNREFLVGPTGTTKTSVQIPERGGNGRAGVTAAPNGTFCISPAMCGLVAWGPGVPVPPPAFTKEITWCPHFDPSGNTLWAIVSASEVMAFDPVTKEVRAKWSNALSGVTSGVASLDALAVGRTVIAVGGRNGSVYSLKPETCELVTAFPVPRDPVQSIGLAPDESLIVAGTQNGKLRIIRTADQKEQSAVAAHPGGVTAVSISCDGTLLATGGRDRVVRLWKRVGDRFEPLFAVSDLSGPVRELQFHPTDNRLLVLVAQERAVRVWDVDGLKTQLGQLKLAW; translated from the coding sequence GTGGCGCCTGAAAATCAAATTTCCACAGATACCCCCAACGAACTCTCCGTCGGTCACACCGCCGATGTTCCACTGGCGGACGGCGCCACGTCTGAAGCCGAATCGCTGCTGAACCACCTCAAACACGCGGCGAACCTCGCCCCGCGGCCCGTAGCGAGCGCCCCCAACATCCCCGATTACGAGATCCTCGAAGAACTCGGGCGCGGGGGAATGGGCGTTGTTTATAAGGCCCGGCACCTCCCGTTGAACCGTATTGTCGCGCTCAAGATGGTTCTCACGTCCGAGCACCTCTCGGTGAGCGAGGTCGCGCGGTTCCGGGCCGAAGCCGAATCCGTTGCCGCGGTGAAGCACCCGAACGTGGTGCGGGTGTACGAACTCAGCCCGTTCGAGTCCGAACGGCCGTACTTCACGATGGAATTCGTCGAAGGCGGGAGCCTGGCCAAGTTCCTCAAAGCACACGGCCGACTCGACCCGCGCTCCACCGCCGACCTCATCGCGAACGTGGCCGACGGGCTTCAGGCCGCTCACGACGCGGACATCGTTCACCGCGACATCAAGCCGGCCAACATTCTGTTGAGCGCGGCACGTGGCGCGCGAAATGCGGAGCGCGAAACCGGTTCGTCTTCGGTGCCCAGTTCCTCACTCCTCACTCCTCACTCCTCGCTCTTCCCACAGGTGTCCGATTTCGGTCTCGCCAAGCGCCTCGCGTCGGACGTGACGCGGACACAAGGGCCGGCGGGTACCCCGGCGTACATGGCCCCGGAACAGGCCGGCGGAAAGGCCAAGTTCGTCGGACCCGCCGCGGACGTGTACGCGCTCGGCGCGGTCCTCTACGAGTGCCTCACCGGGAAGCCGCCGTTCGACGGACCCGACCAGTGGGCCATTGCCCAGCAAGTTCTGGACGCGGCTCCCGTCTCACCGCGGGCCGTCCTTCCGACCGTTCCGCGCGATCTGGAACTGATCTGCCTCAAGTGTTTGGAAAAAGAACCGCACCACCGCTACCCCAGCGCTGCGGCGCTGGCCGACGACCTGCGACGGTTCCTCGCCGGGCTCCCGGTGAGCGTGCGCCCCATTGGTCTCATCAAACGCACCGCGCGCTGGGCGCATCGGCGCCCGACGGCCGCGGCACTGGTGACACTCACCGCGGGGCTACTGTTCGCAGTTCCGCCACTGGTCGTGTGGGAGCAGGGCCGGCTCGATCAGCGTGCGGCCGACACTGCCGCCGCGGAGGAAGCGGCGCGATTAGCCAAAGTCGCCGAAGACCGAGAAAAAGACGCTCACGCCGCAACTGCTAAAGCGGCACGAGCGGCCCTGAAACTCGCTGACGCGCGCGAACTGTTCGCTATTCAAAACAAGCTCCGGAGCCGCGCCGTCGACCGACCGCTGTCCTGGACGTTTGAGAGCCACACGGACTTGCAAAAGGCCGCGGCCCTCGCAGTGGGCGAACCGACCGCGATGAGCGATCTGCGATCGGCCGCGGCCGTTGCAATTCTCGGGGCGGACTTACAGGAGCGCCCTCCAATTGTGAAAGGCTTCAGCGCGTCGGCCGCGGCAACCGATCCGAAAACCGGGATGATCGCCATCGGCGAATACTTGGTCTGGACCCCTCTCTCGGTGGGGGTGCGATTAATCGACCCATCGACCGGGGCCGTCGTTCGCGAATTGGCCTTCCCCGCGGGCTTGGTTCGCGACCCGATGGGGTACATCAAGAGAGCCCCGGACTACGTCTCTTCACTCGTTTTCAGCCGCGATGGAAAACGCCTCTACGCCGGGACGCGGAGCTCCCAGGTGGTCCGGTTCGATCTGGACAAGCCGGGAAACGAGCCGGCCAAGACGTGGAAAGCCTCCATCACGTCGCTCGAGCAAATTGCCCTCAGCCCGGACGGGAAGACGCTCTACGGTCTGTGTCGCCCCGAGAAGCCGGTACTCGCGTGGGCGACCGAGACCGGAAAGTTGCTCGGAAAACTCGAGCCGGCGGACGCCCCGATCACCTCGTTCGCGGTCCTCTCGACCGGCGATGTTGTCACGTGCGACGCTCACCAGATTCGGCGCTGGGCACCGAACCGGCGCCCCACACAGACGGTCACGAGCACGGGCGCCTGGCGCCTCGCCGCGACCTCGACCGGCTCGCTGCTCGTCGGGGACGGGCGCGACCTCGTCGTATACGACCGCGACGCGCTCGCACCGCTCGAACGGTTCGTGACCCCCGAGTTGCGGCGCGGGATTCACGAAGAGTACGTGCGAACGATCGCGGAGCACCCGTCGGGCGCGTTCGTGGCGACCTCGTCCGGGGACACGGACCGCACCGTGCGGGTGTGGGAGCTCGCGTCCGGTAGGCCCGTGGGTACGGTCTCGGTCACGGGTACGGGGCCGATCGCGCTGGCGTGGTCCGGTGACGGGAAGACGCTGTTCGCGACGGCCCACGATCAACTCGAGCGGTGGACGTTCCGGGCCACGGACGCCCAACGGTTTGCCTGCTTCAGCGGTTCGGCGGTGGCAGCGGCGGCTTTCGTTTCAAGTGATCGAATCGCGGCACTCACCGAACCCAACGGGCCGAACCGGGAATTCCTCGTCGGACCGACCGGCACCACGAAAACATCTGTCCAAATCCCGGAGCGCGGGGGGAACGGACGGGCGGGGGTTACGGCCGCACCGAACGGCACGTTCTGCATCAGCCCGGCCATGTGCGGGCTCGTGGCCTGGGGACCGGGTGTCCCGGTTCCCCCGCCGGCGTTCACGAAAGAGATCACGTGGTGCCCGCACTTCGATCCGAGTGGTAACACGCTCTGGGCGATCGTGTCCGCGTCCGAGGTCATGGCGTTCGACCCGGTTACGAAAGAAGTGCGCGCCAAATGGAGCAACGCGCTGAGTGGCGTTACCAGCGGCGTGGCGAGCCTGGACGCGCTCGCGGTCGGGCGAACCGTGATCGCCGTGGGCGGGCGCAACGGTTCGGTCTACTCGCTGAAACCGGAAACGTGCGAACTCGTTACCGCGTTTCCGGTCCCCCGCGACCCGGTGCAATCCATCGGGCTCGCGCCGGACGAATCACTCATCGTCGCGGGCACGCAGAACGGAAAACTGCGGATCATTCGCACGGCCGACCAAAAAGAACAGTCCGCGGTTGCCGCGCACCCGGGTGGTGTGACGGCGGTCTCGATTAGTTGCGACGGGACGCTACTCGCTACCGGCGGGCGCGACCGCGTCGTGCGGTTGTGGAAGCGGGTCGGCGACCGCTTCGAGCCGCTGTTCGCGGTATCCGACCTCAGCGGACCGGTGCGCGAGCTCCAGTTCCATCCCACCGACAACCGGCTCCTGGTGCTCGTGGCTCAAGAGCGCGCTGTGCGTGTGTGGGACGTAGACGGCTTGAAGACGCAACTCGGGCAACTCAAACTCGCGTGGTGA
- the queA gene encoding tRNA preQ1(34) S-adenosylmethionine ribosyltransferase-isomerase QueA, translating to MPFFDYHLPEHLIAQHPAAERDSARLLVAHRATNSLAHHTFRELPDLLGPGDLVVLNDTRVLPARVIGRRESTGGKWEGLFLRTVEDGSWEMLAQTRGYPEIGTAFVTDTNLRLVLCGRTAERHWLMRPDQEGTPPELLGRYGHIPLPPYIRKGREEAADRERYQTVYANANAIGSVAAPTAGLHFTPALFDRLTAKDIGTARVTLHVGLGTFAPVKEDDPTKHVIHSEWCAVTQDVVDAVRVTKEKGGRVVAVGTTTTRTLETAARSGVLRPFSGETNLFIHEPFEFRAVDAIVTNFHLPRTTLLLLVGALAGGDLLQRAYSEAVANEYRFFSYGDAMLVL from the coding sequence GTGCCCTTCTTCGATTACCACCTGCCCGAACACTTGATCGCGCAGCACCCGGCGGCCGAGCGCGACTCGGCCCGGCTGCTCGTTGCCCACCGCGCAACAAACTCACTCGCGCACCACACGTTCCGCGAACTACCCGACTTACTCGGCCCCGGCGACCTCGTCGTGCTCAACGACACGCGCGTACTTCCCGCGCGCGTCATCGGTCGGCGCGAATCGACCGGCGGGAAGTGGGAGGGCTTGTTCCTTCGCACGGTCGAAGACGGTTCGTGGGAGATGCTCGCGCAGACCCGCGGCTATCCCGAAATCGGCACCGCGTTCGTGACGGACACGAACTTGCGCCTCGTGCTCTGCGGGCGAACGGCCGAGCGCCACTGGCTCATGCGGCCCGACCAGGAGGGCACGCCCCCGGAACTGCTCGGGCGCTACGGGCACATCCCGCTGCCGCCGTACATTCGCAAGGGCCGCGAAGAAGCCGCCGACCGCGAGCGCTACCAGACCGTCTACGCCAATGCAAATGCCATCGGCTCGGTCGCAGCACCAACGGCAGGATTGCATTTCACACCCGCGCTTTTCGACCGACTTACGGCGAAGGACATCGGCACGGCGCGTGTAACTTTGCACGTCGGCCTGGGTACGTTCGCACCGGTAAAAGAAGACGACCCGACGAAGCACGTGATTCACAGCGAGTGGTGCGCGGTGACGCAGGACGTCGTTGATGCCGTCCGCGTGACGAAGGAGAAGGGCGGGCGCGTGGTCGCAGTCGGCACCACCACGACCCGCACGCTGGAGACCGCCGCCCGGTCGGGAGTACTTCGCCCATTTAGTGGCGAAACGAACCTGTTTATTCACGAACCGTTCGAGTTCCGCGCGGTGGACGCGATCGTGACCAACTTCCACCTGCCGCGAACCACGCTCCTGCTGCTCGTTGGCGCGCTCGCGGGCGGCGACCTGTTGCAACGGGCCTATTCCGAAGCCGTCGCGAACGAGTACCGATTCTTCAGTTACGGCGACGCGATGCTGGTGCTGTGA
- the uppP gene encoding undecaprenyl-diphosphatase UppP — MPIWEAALLGLIQGLTEFLPISSTAHLLVARQLLGHEKPEDAFTVVIQLGTLAAVFVYFRADIARMLNGLWADIRARRFASTPDSRIGWLIVLGTVPAVVIGFLLKTWLKKTFFHPTPIAVVAIVFALLMAASEWWVARRAKRGLPPREEANINWLDALWIGLFQALALMPGGSRSGTTITAGLFAGLARSAAARFSFLLSLPAILGAGMKEMYDERATLFASDQIAALGVGLLVSAVVGYLAIAFLISFLKRYSTTVFVVYRLLLAAVIFGLIARGQLK, encoded by the coding sequence ATGCCCATCTGGGAAGCCGCGTTACTCGGCCTGATTCAAGGACTGACCGAATTTCTCCCGATCAGCAGCACGGCACACTTGCTCGTCGCACGACAACTGCTCGGGCATGAGAAGCCGGAAGACGCCTTCACCGTCGTGATTCAGCTCGGCACGCTCGCCGCCGTCTTCGTATACTTCCGCGCGGACATCGCTCGGATGCTGAACGGGCTTTGGGCGGACATCCGCGCCCGGCGGTTCGCGAGCACGCCCGATTCGCGCATCGGCTGGCTCATCGTACTCGGGACCGTGCCCGCAGTGGTCATCGGGTTTCTACTCAAGACGTGGCTGAAGAAGACCTTCTTTCACCCCACGCCAATTGCGGTCGTGGCGATCGTGTTCGCGCTGTTGATGGCGGCTTCCGAGTGGTGGGTCGCGCGCCGAGCGAAGCGCGGGCTGCCGCCGCGCGAGGAAGCGAACATCAACTGGCTCGATGCGCTCTGGATCGGGCTGTTCCAGGCACTCGCACTGATGCCGGGCGGCTCACGGTCCGGGACGACGATCACCGCGGGGCTGTTCGCGGGCCTCGCGCGCTCCGCCGCGGCGCGGTTCTCGTTCTTGCTCTCGCTCCCCGCCATTCTGGGCGCGGGAATGAAAGAGATGTACGACGAGCGCGCCACCCTGTTCGCGAGCGATCAGATCGCGGCACTCGGTGTCGGGCTCCTCGTATCGGCGGTGGTGGGGTACCTCGCGATCGCGTTCCTAATCAGTTTTCTCAAGCGGTACAGCACGACCGTGTTCGTTGTGTACCGCTTGCTTCTCGCTGCGGTGATCTTCGGGCTGATCGCGCGCGGGCAGCTCAAATAA
- a CDS encoding nucleoside 2-deoxyribosyltransferase domain-containing protein, producing the protein MTYIEALTEFDGPGPSVFLAGGISGTFDWQADIVARLADLPLVLLNPRRRNFPMDYPSAAHAQIEWEFRHLQRATAVLFWFPPETLCPIALYELGGRAQIREQPLFVGTHPDYQRRIDVEVQLKLARPEVAVVGTIEALAAQVRTWFESRTQHPE; encoded by the coding sequence ATGACCTACATTGAGGCCCTCACGGAGTTCGACGGCCCCGGCCCGAGTGTGTTCCTTGCCGGAGGCATTAGCGGCACGTTCGACTGGCAGGCGGACATCGTCGCGCGGCTCGCGGACCTGCCGCTCGTGCTCCTCAACCCGCGCCGGCGCAACTTCCCGATGGACTATCCGTCCGCCGCGCACGCGCAAATCGAGTGGGAGTTCCGGCACCTCCAGCGAGCCACCGCGGTGCTGTTCTGGTTCCCGCCCGAAACACTCTGTCCGATCGCGCTCTACGAACTCGGTGGGCGCGCCCAGATCCGCGAGCAGCCCCTCTTCGTCGGCACCCACCCCGACTATCAGCGCCGGATCGATGTCGAAGTTCAGTTGAAGCTCGCTCGACCCGAAGTTGCGGTCGTTGGCACAATCGAGGCGCTGGCCGCGCAAGTTCGCACGTGGTTCGAGAGCCGCACGCAGCACCCAGAATGA
- a CDS encoding transposase: protein MRRGYSTITPAVVHALTRRTLERALGWTDYKRSVTRTQLLDLVLLIAGTTRTLFAVVTRYFGFSHETARQAMHANRGSRDQLTARLVDALHQVAGFTRRDRRRRWTCAIDVHYVPFYGDRSTPGIIGGPKKAGTSFFHAYATGVLIHKHRRYTVGLMSVTKGTKPHQQVQTLLDQVAARGLTVRGVVLDAGFDSGETLLLLQERNLSYTVPMRKKGTGTNRRNASYTQPHGTITTMEWVTEKSRKAVSTRVLVWQRKGESHARVYAFRGWGDATAVSEANRARLGRRRYRERFGIETSYRQKNQARGWTTSTNPEYRLLLEGVALLLRQVWVYLTLRIARARGLAPTAWVAQFPLAEMLDWLTQRIRSRYPRTRCITLPHNTLTTNATP from the coding sequence ATGCGACGTGGTTACTCTACGATCACCCCGGCGGTGGTCCACGCACTGACGCGCCGAACGTTGGAACGGGCCCTGGGTTGGACCGACTACAAGCGGTCGGTCACGCGCACCCAGTTGCTCGACCTGGTGCTGTTGATCGCGGGCACCACCCGCACGTTGTTCGCGGTAGTGACCCGGTACTTCGGGTTCTCCCACGAGACCGCGCGACAGGCGATGCACGCCAACCGGGGTTCCCGGGACCAACTCACGGCCCGGTTGGTGGATGCCCTTCACCAGGTGGCGGGGTTCACGCGCCGGGACCGGAGGCGCCGGTGGACGTGTGCCATCGATGTGCATTACGTCCCCTTTTATGGGGATCGCAGCACCCCGGGGATCATCGGCGGACCCAAGAAGGCCGGGACCTCGTTCTTTCACGCGTACGCCACCGGGGTACTGATTCACAAGCACCGGCGGTACACCGTGGGGCTGATGAGCGTGACGAAAGGAACCAAGCCGCACCAGCAGGTGCAGACCCTTCTGGACCAGGTGGCGGCCCGCGGGCTCACGGTCCGCGGGGTGGTTCTGGACGCCGGGTTCGACAGCGGGGAGACCCTGTTGCTGTTGCAGGAACGGAACCTGAGCTACACGGTCCCGATGCGCAAGAAGGGCACCGGTACCAACCGCCGCAACGCCAGCTACACCCAACCCCACGGCACCATCACCACCATGGAGTGGGTCACCGAGAAGAGCCGCAAGGCGGTATCGACTCGGGTGCTCGTGTGGCAACGGAAGGGCGAATCGCACGCCCGGGTGTACGCGTTCCGCGGGTGGGGCGATGCGACCGCCGTGTCGGAGGCGAACCGGGCTCGGTTGGGGCGCCGGCGGTACCGAGAGCGGTTCGGGATCGAGACCAGCTATCGGCAGAAGAACCAGGCCCGCGGGTGGACCACCAGCACCAACCCCGAGTACCGGTTGCTGCTCGAGGGCGTGGCCCTGCTGTTGCGCCAGGTGTGGGTGTACCTGACGCTCCGGATCGCTCGGGCACGCGGGCTCGCGCCGACCGCCTGGGTCGCCCAGTTCCCGTTGGCCGAGATGCTCGACTGGCTCACGCAACGGATCCGCTCACGATACCCACGCACACGATGTATTACCCTGCCACACAATACACTTACAACCAACGCAACGCCTTGA
- a CDS encoding TIGR02996 domain-containing protein — protein MWVPFDTFGEVRGRVRGVSLPYPNGQVLVWTDQGLFSLWYFRSAFINKLTPTTDAKEHFDPTTGAVTWNGSAYPMLGACAPQNDSRAHTRHPGGERVVLDPTTGAVHLLDAAGAVQQVIEVAGAGEWAVAAFSVDGKALVVADSTGVRAFRYEATTGGERPRWAALASESDQNRLLRAVLANPDEDTPRLMYADWLDEHDDPARAEFIRVQCRLAERSAHEAVPASDPDQQREFQLALQLGERWRAELPAVRGVRWTGFWRGFPGVAVVSPTTLVRAAPKLWAVAPVEWVTITGLNQNGARLLADSEVFDRLRVLTLDGYHIQREGEKPFARCSTRRAPLRSSDSTCRKGSANRASAPLSEART, from the coding sequence ATGTGGGTTCCGTTCGACACGTTCGGCGAGGTCCGGGGGCGCGTTCGCGGAGTGTCGCTGCCGTACCCGAACGGGCAGGTACTCGTGTGGACCGACCAGGGGCTGTTCTCGCTCTGGTACTTCCGCTCCGCGTTCATCAACAAGCTCACACCGACCACCGACGCGAAAGAACACTTCGACCCCACCACCGGCGCGGTCACCTGGAACGGCTCCGCGTACCCGATGCTCGGCGCGTGCGCGCCGCAGAACGATTCGCGTGCCCACACGCGGCACCCCGGCGGCGAGCGCGTGGTGCTCGATCCGACCACCGGTGCGGTTCATCTCCTCGATGCGGCCGGAGCCGTTCAGCAGGTCATTGAAGTCGCGGGCGCCGGGGAATGGGCCGTGGCCGCGTTCAGCGTGGACGGCAAGGCACTCGTCGTCGCCGATTCGACCGGCGTGCGCGCCTTCCGGTACGAAGCGACCACCGGCGGCGAGCGCCCGCGTTGGGCCGCCCTCGCCAGTGAAAGCGATCAGAACCGGCTGCTCCGAGCGGTTCTCGCGAACCCGGACGAAGACACCCCGCGCCTCATGTACGCGGACTGGCTCGACGAACACGACGACCCGGCTCGGGCCGAATTCATCCGGGTGCAGTGCCGGCTCGCGGAGCGTTCGGCACACGAGGCGGTCCCCGCGTCCGACCCCGACCAGCAGCGGGAATTTCAGCTCGCGCTCCAACTGGGCGAGCGCTGGCGGGCCGAACTCCCCGCGGTGCGTGGGGTCCGCTGGACCGGATTCTGGCGCGGGTTCCCCGGTGTGGCGGTGGTCAGCCCCACCACGCTCGTGCGTGCTGCGCCGAAGCTTTGGGCCGTAGCCCCGGTCGAATGGGTGACGATCACCGGGTTGAACCAGAACGGCGCCCGCCTCCTGGCCGATTCCGAGGTCTTCGACCGACTCCGCGTGCTGACACTCGACGGTTACCACATTCAGCGCGAAGGAGAAAAACCCTTCGCACGCTGTTCCACGCGCCGCGCGCCGCTTCGCTCAAGCGACTCCACTTGCCGCAAGGGATCGGCGAATCGGGCATCAGCGCCGTTGTCGGAAGCCCGCACCTGA